TATTCTGAAAAATAAAATATAAATGTAAAGTTGGGATCAGGAGGGGGAAGGTTGGAAGATAAAAAGCACGAAGTTAAAAGTGGTATCTTGATTGTTTTTTTAGTATTTTTAGTTACTACTACAGGTCTAATGTTATTTATATTATCTAGAGATACCATATATAGAGGCGTAAGTATAGAGAATGTAGAGGTAGGTAGTCTCACTCAAAATGAAGCTAGAAATTTACTTAAGGAAAAATTACAAAATGCCATAGATGAAAAGAAAATAGAACTTAAATATGATAAGCAGAGTTGGGTTATCTCAGGAATAGATATTGAATATGGATATGATTATAATAAGGCTATAGAAAAGGCATATAATTTAGGACGGGAAGGAAATCCCTTTAAGAGAATAGAGAAGATTATTGAGTTGTATAAGAATAAGGAAAATATAGATTTAGAAACTACATATAGTAAGGAAAAACTAAATAATATATTAATTGGAATTGAAAAAGATATAAATAAGGAACCTGTAGATGCAAGTATATACAGGGAAAAGGGAAAGTTTGTTATTATAGAAGAACAACTGGCCCCCCATTTAAGTAGAGAAGAAACAGAAAAAGTAATTCATGATAAACTTAAGGAAAATTCAAATAATATGGTTATTCCTTTGGTAGTAAAGACTGTAGGGCCACGGATTACTAAGGATGACTTAGGACAAATAAAAAGTTTATTAGGATATTACGTTACTAGATTTAATACTGGAAAAGTACAAAGAAGTAGTAATATAAAAACAGCAGGAGCATCTATTAATGGAATAGTATTAATGCCTAATGATGAATTTTCATTTAACGATTCAGTAGGTCCACGAACTATACAACAAGGTTATAAACCTGCACCTGTCATATTAAATGGTGAATTGATAGAAGGGATAGGTGGAGGAATTTGTCAAGTATCTAGTACCCTATACAATGCAGCTTTAATGAGTAATTTAGAAATTGTAGAAAGGTATAATCATTCTAT
This is a stretch of genomic DNA from Anaeromicrobium sediminis. It encodes these proteins:
- a CDS encoding VanW family protein, producing MEDKKHEVKSGILIVFLVFLVTTTGLMLFILSRDTIYRGVSIENVEVGSLTQNEARNLLKEKLQNAIDEKKIELKYDKQSWVISGIDIEYGYDYNKAIEKAYNLGREGNPFKRIEKIIELYKNKENIDLETTYSKEKLNNILIGIEKDINKEPVDASIYREKGKFVIIEEQLAPHLSREETEKVIHDKLKENSNNMVIPLVVKTVGPRITKDDLGQIKSLLGYYVTRFNTGKVQRSSNIKTAGASINGIVLMPNDEFSFNDSVGPRTIQQGYKPAPVILNGELIEGIGGGICQVSSTLYNAALMSNLEIVERYNHSIPSTYVGKGRDATVSYGVLDLKFKNNLAYPIYIESYVHRNQMIIRIYGNKIDNTVTQIKTKLDEIKKMPIETKYDNGLTQGSERIEKKGRKGYKVSTYRIIYKNGKIIKNEKISKDYYRPSKQIIIRGTKTIPKVEHKDVDNEGVEPEQIIQN